A section of the Parasteatoda tepidariorum isolate YZ-2023 chromosome 6, CAS_Ptep_4.0, whole genome shotgun sequence genome encodes:
- the LOC107453894 gene encoding uncharacterized protein: MPNFYEILRVLEDASADEIANAAQNLINDWNPSFVKDSKNRDVMSDVQKDIIHMRDTLTNPDKRREYDTSLQETRLKSVNDDSEDESVYEDALEYMTDDESDGLYNSFSQQYSDTFVSTSVLDLQKNVEDKRQEGAASLKVELRPASEEDCEPKYYTANTRDVTISSIKPDSTSSIPVLETARQDFGKSKSGSIRKEFDESVSQSTHKSFDSPTLESTRKDFDSPKPKSESASKVIDSLSPSSESTRKDFDSSISESTVKYFDSPPSESTRKDFDILPGTPESTSEKAFETKLTVTKQQQQQPNAMTHTINPEEETVQKKLNGYI; the protein is encoded by the coding sequence atgccaAATTTTTACGAGATCCTCCGAGTGCTGGAAGACGCGTCTGCGGACGAGATTGCCAATGCGGCACAAAACCTGATCAACGATTGGAACCCAAGCTTTGTGAAGGACAGCAAAAATAGAGACGTGATGTCCGATGTCCAGAAGGACATTATACACATGAGGGACACTCTCACAAATCCAGATAAGAGACGAGAATATGATACTTCATTGCAGGAAACTAGACTAAAATCGGTAAACGATGACTCAGAAGACGAATCAGTGTATGAAGATGCCTTAGAGTACATGACCGACGATGAATCGGATGGGTTGTATAATTCATTTAGTCAGCAGTACTCGGATACATTTGTATCAACTTCAGTTTTGGATCTGCAGAAGAATGTGGAAGATAAGCGTCAAGAGGGTGCCGCCTCCCTCAAAGTTGAGCTTCGACCGGCCTCCGAAGAAGATTGTGAACCAAAATATTACACAGCGAATACCAGAGATGTCACTATTAGTTCTATAAAACCTGATTCTACCTCTTCCATTCCTGTATTGGAAACAGCACGTCAAGATTTCGGCAAGTCAAAATCTGGTTCAATCCGTAAAGAATTTGATGAATCAGTATCTCAGTCAACGCATAAAAGTTTTGACAGTCCAACATTGGAGTCTACGCGTAAAGATTTTGACAGTCCCAAGCCTAAATCGGAGTCTGCAAGCAAAGTTATTGACAGTCTCTCTCCTTCCTCTGAGTCAACGCGTAAAGATTTTGACAGTTCAATATCTGAatcaacagttaaatattttgacagTCCTCCTTCAGAGTCAACACGCAAAGATTTTGACATCTTACCAGGTACGCCAGAATCAACTAGCGAAAAAGcatttgaaacaaaactcaCTGTTACAAAGCAGCAGCAGCAACAGCCCAATGCAATGACACACACTATTAATCCTGAAGAAGAAACAGTTCAAAAGAAGCTAAATGggtatatttga